The following are encoded together in the Nitrosopumilus sp. b3 genome:
- a CDS encoding NAD+ synthase gives MNQDIINEIKNQDYTSITQTFEKFLSDEIEKNHANGVILGLSGGIDSAVLAYLCKRQLKEKTVALIMPDTSMTPKSETDDALKMISLTGIEYKLIDIKPIVNEYSMYLEPNGWAKGNLRARIRTNILYYYANAKNYLVLGSSDKSEYLMGYFTKYGDGASDITPIISLYKLQVREIAKYLGVPENVISKKSSPHLWKDHVAEEELGATYEEIDSILYCLFEKKKTVDETSELTQIDKSLVEKIYQLNINSEHKRLPARKPNRD, from the coding sequence TTGAATCAAGACATCATTAATGAAATAAAAAATCAGGATTATACTTCAATTACACAAACATTTGAAAAGTTTCTATCAGATGAAATAGAAAAAAATCATGCAAACGGGGTTATTCTAGGTCTAAGTGGCGGAATTGATTCTGCAGTTTTAGCTTATCTTTGTAAAAGACAGTTAAAAGAAAAAACTGTTGCATTGATAATGCCTGATACTTCAATGACTCCAAAGTCTGAAACGGATGATGCCCTCAAAATGATTTCCCTTACAGGAATCGAATACAAGTTAATTGACATCAAACCAATTGTAAATGAATATTCTATGTATCTAGAACCAAATGGCTGGGCAAAGGGAAATCTACGTGCAAGAATTCGAACAAATATTTTGTACTACTATGCAAATGCCAAAAACTATCTTGTTTTAGGATCAAGTGATAAAAGTGAGTACCTTATGGGATATTTTACAAAATATGGTGATGGTGCATCAGACATTACTCCCATTATTTCACTCTACAAGCTACAGGTAAGAGAGATTGCAAAATATCTCGGAGTTCCAGAAAATGTTATTTCAAAAAAGAGTAGTCCGCATTTGTGGAAAGACCATGTTGCAGAAGAAGAGTTGGGGGCAACATATGAAGAAATTGATTCCATCTTGTATTGCTTATTTGAAAAGAAAAAAACTGTTGATGAAACTTCAGAATTAACCCAAATTGATAAGTCACTTGTAGAAAAGATTTACCAACTAAACATAAACAGTGAGCACAAAAGATTGCCGGCACGAAAACCAAACAGGGATTAG
- the metG gene encoding methionine--tRNA ligase, translating into MNDKAIITSALPYANGEIHLGHVASTYLPADVTTRFLKLNGVEAYYVCASDDFGTPILIQSEKEGKTPAEYVAHWNKRDYDDFSAFNIEFDYFYKTSSPENIAFVQDVFKKLNDAGHIYEQEIIQFYCNNDKKFLPDRYVKGTCPHCKAEDQYSDLCESCGRVPEEITNPKCSLCGQVPTKEKTTHYFFKLKNFGDSLTKWLDENEHLQKDVKKYVQNWIKSGLIDWDITRDITWGVPVPLDDAKDKVFYGWFDNHLAYISTALKFLNDKGIDGKEFWNSADIYHFIGKDIVYHHYLFLPAMRLGINKEYKLPDFIPTRGHLTLQGKKISKSRNWYIGLKDFLEFYPADYLRYYLVSINPYSQDDLNFDWDDFTTRINSELIGNLGNFVNRALGFTKKAFDGKVPEIESFDEKDSEAEEKIKNLALELGSLLEENHLDRALKKIMEFSSFFNTYFQHKEPWKKGPGTSNCVYLSVNAAHSIAIALFPFLPESAQKIWKQLGLSGNIIDSSWSKISEFAVPAGHVLGDASPLFVKVEESDIEKHKQQLGSFEK; encoded by the coding sequence ATGAATGACAAAGCCATCATTACAAGTGCATTACCCTATGCAAATGGTGAAATCCATTTGGGCCATGTTGCATCAACTTATCTTCCTGCCGATGTTACAACTAGATTTCTAAAACTAAATGGCGTAGAGGCTTACTATGTTTGCGCATCTGATGATTTTGGTACACCTATCTTAATCCAGTCTGAGAAAGAAGGAAAGACTCCTGCAGAATATGTTGCCCATTGGAATAAACGTGATTATGATGATTTTTCAGCATTTAACATTGAATTTGATTATTTTTACAAGACTAGCTCACCTGAAAATATTGCATTTGTTCAAGATGTTTTCAAAAAGCTTAATGATGCTGGACATATCTATGAACAAGAAATAATTCAATTCTATTGTAATAATGATAAAAAATTCCTCCCTGACAGATATGTAAAAGGAACATGCCCTCATTGTAAAGCAGAAGACCAATACTCTGATCTTTGTGAGAGTTGTGGCCGTGTACCTGAAGAGATTACTAATCCTAAATGTTCTCTCTGTGGACAAGTCCCAACAAAAGAGAAAACCACACATTATTTTTTCAAACTCAAAAACTTTGGTGACTCTTTAACTAAATGGCTAGATGAAAATGAACATCTTCAAAAAGATGTGAAAAAATATGTTCAAAACTGGATAAAATCTGGATTAATTGATTGGGATATCACACGTGATATAACTTGGGGAGTTCCAGTCCCACTAGATGATGCAAAAGACAAAGTCTTCTATGGTTGGTTTGACAATCACCTTGCATACATTTCAACTGCATTAAAATTTCTAAATGATAAAGGAATTGACGGAAAAGAATTTTGGAACTCTGCTGATATCTATCACTTTATTGGAAAAGATATTGTGTACCATCATTATCTCTTCTTACCTGCAATGCGATTGGGCATAAATAAAGAATACAAGCTACCTGATTTCATTCCAACAAGAGGGCATCTTACACTACAAGGAAAGAAAATCTCTAAAAGCAGAAATTGGTATATCGGATTAAAGGACTTTTTAGAATTTTACCCTGCAGATTATCTTAGGTACTATCTTGTATCAATCAATCCTTATTCTCAGGATGACTTGAATTTTGATTGGGATGATTTTACAACTAGAATAAATTCTGAATTGATTGGAAATCTTGGAAACTTTGTAAACCGTGCATTGGGATTCACCAAAAAAGCATTTGATGGTAAAGTACCTGAGATAGAATCCTTTGATGAAAAAGATTCTGAGGCAGAAGAAAAAATAAAAAATCTTGCTTTAGAACTTGGCTCTCTCTTGGAAGAAAATCATCTTGATAGGGCTTTGAAGAAAATAATGGAATTTTCGTCGTTTTTTAACACCTATTTCCAACACAAGGAACCTTGGAAAAAAGGACCAGGAACTTCAAACTGTGTGTATCTTTCAGTTAATGCAGCTCATAGTATTGCCATTGCACTCTTTCCATTTCTGCCTGAATCTGCACAAAAAATCTGGAAACAGCTAGGACTTTCTGGAAATATTATTGATTCATCATGGAGTAAAATTTCTGAATTTGCTGTACCTGCAGGTCATGTTCTGGGTGATGCTTCTCCTCTGTTTGTCAAAGTCGAAGAATCTGACATTGAAAAACACAAGCAGCAATTAGGATCATTTGAGAAATGA
- the cysS gene encoding cysteine--tRNA ligase: MKIQDTLLNSEQELDISKKIKIYLCGVTVYDESHIGHARTVIVFDVLRRYLESKNVEIEFIQNFTDVDDKIINRADSENTTAEKISTKYIENYFKDFDGLNVKHATNYPKATEHIGDIIEFIEKLIEKEIAYITKNGVYFAVSKFPEYGKLSKKKIDELQSGARIEVDEAKNDPLDFAVWKFSEKEPLWDSPWGKGRPGWHIECSAMSIKYLGENFDIHGGGRDLIFPHHENEIAQSESCTGTQFAKIWMHVGMVTINGEKMSKSLGNIKSIKHVLENWGPNIIRLFCLSGHYSKPIDYSEELLKENLIKWRQVETCYYELIHANSENNIEVNSIIDKANKDFDNALDSDLNTHLALSAFFQLVKETNRLAAEEKLGKEDAHTIKKELKRMLEILGLKIPEMTEKNKHEIDNLILSRETFRKEKQFDEADKIRDKLNEMNVELIDHKEKTIWMKKENIKAENKK, encoded by the coding sequence ATGAAAATCCAAGATACTTTGCTTAATTCAGAACAGGAGTTAGATATTTCTAAAAAGATCAAAATTTACTTGTGTGGAGTTACTGTTTATGATGAGTCACACATCGGTCATGCAAGAACCGTCATAGTTTTTGACGTGCTAAGAAGATATTTGGAAAGCAAGAATGTCGAAATAGAATTCATTCAAAATTTCACAGATGTAGATGATAAAATAATTAATCGTGCGGATTCGGAGAACACTACAGCTGAGAAAATCAGTACAAAATACATTGAAAATTATTTTAAAGATTTTGATGGCTTAAATGTAAAGCATGCAACAAACTATCCAAAGGCAACAGAGCATATTGGAGATATAATAGAATTTATTGAAAAACTAATTGAAAAAGAAATCGCATACATTACTAAAAATGGAGTATATTTTGCAGTATCAAAATTTCCAGAATATGGAAAGCTATCAAAGAAAAAAATAGATGAGCTTCAATCAGGTGCAAGAATAGAAGTCGATGAAGCTAAAAATGATCCACTAGATTTTGCAGTATGGAAATTCTCAGAGAAAGAGCCTCTTTGGGATAGTCCATGGGGCAAAGGACGTCCTGGATGGCACATAGAATGCTCTGCTATGAGCATAAAGTACCTAGGTGAGAATTTTGATATTCATGGAGGCGGAAGGGATTTAATTTTTCCACATCATGAAAACGAAATAGCTCAATCCGAATCATGTACCGGTACACAATTTGCAAAGATATGGATGCATGTTGGAATGGTGACAATAAATGGCGAGAAAATGTCAAAATCACTTGGAAATATCAAATCAATCAAGCATGTACTTGAGAACTGGGGGCCAAATATTATCAGATTATTTTGTCTGTCAGGGCACTATTCAAAACCAATTGACTACTCTGAAGAATTACTAAAAGAGAATTTGATCAAATGGAGACAAGTAGAAACGTGCTACTATGAGTTGATTCATGCAAATAGTGAAAACAATATAGAGGTAAATTCAATAATTGACAAGGCAAACAAAGACTTTGATAATGCATTAGATAGTGATCTCAATACACATCTAGCCTTATCTGCATTTTTTCAACTCGTAAAAGAGACCAATAGACTGGCTGCTGAGGAGAAACTAGGCAAAGAAGATGCACACACCATCAAAAAAGAACTTAAAAGAATGCTTGAAATTTTAGGATTGAAAATTCCTGAAATGACTGAAAAAAATAAACATGAAATCGACAATCTAATTTTATCAAGGGAGACATTTAGAAAAGAAAAGCAATTTGACGAGGCAGATAAAATTAGAGATAAATTAAATGAGATGAATGTAGAATTAATCGATCATAAAGAAAAAACCATTTGGATGAAAAAAGAGAATATCAAAGCAGAAAATAAAAAATAA
- a CDS encoding adenosylhomocysteinase has translation MSKVKSSSKLIKEGKLSYEWARSHMQILDNTINRFKKSKPLKGVTLGFCLHITKETSVLLMGAKELGATVACCGGNPLTTQDDIASFLASQGIHVYAWHGQSVKDYDWCIDQVLKHKPTILTDDGADMNIKAHFDKRFNTMEILGATEETTAGVTRIRAVENQGKLRYPVILVNEAYTKHMFDNRYGTGQSTIDGYLRAMNLLMASKRVVVIGYGWVGRGVASRFQGMGSKVIVTEIDPVKALEAHMDGFEVMPMSQAAKIGDMFVTCTGMTSVIRKEHILQMKNGAIMGNVGHFDVEIDSKFLLKQSKSVKQVRPSLDECTLKNGKVVYLIGEGRLANLVAAEGHPPEVMAQSFSNQILSVLYILKNHKKMENKIINVPEEIDRQVAVDALAAMGVKIDKLTPEQVKYANSW, from the coding sequence TTGAGTAAAGTAAAGTCTAGTTCTAAATTGATCAAAGAGGGAAAACTATCTTACGAATGGGCTAGATCCCACATGCAAATTCTTGATAATACTATTAACAGATTTAAAAAATCAAAACCACTAAAGGGCGTAACCCTTGGATTTTGTTTGCATATTACAAAAGAAACATCTGTCTTACTAATGGGTGCAAAAGAACTTGGTGCAACTGTTGCTTGCTGTGGTGGTAATCCGCTAACTACTCAAGATGATATTGCATCATTTTTAGCCTCTCAGGGAATTCATGTTTATGCATGGCATGGCCAATCAGTAAAGGACTATGATTGGTGCATTGATCAGGTATTGAAGCACAAGCCTACAATTTTGACTGATGATGGTGCAGACATGAACATCAAAGCTCATTTCGATAAAAGATTCAACACAATGGAGATTCTAGGTGCCACTGAAGAAACCACTGCAGGTGTTACTAGAATCAGAGCTGTAGAAAATCAAGGTAAACTACGTTATCCTGTAATCTTGGTAAATGAGGCATATACAAAACACATGTTTGATAATAGATATGGAACTGGACAAAGTACCATAGATGGTTATCTAAGAGCTATGAACTTACTCATGGCTTCAAAACGTGTTGTTGTAATCGGATATGGTTGGGTAGGCCGTGGTGTTGCATCAAGATTCCAAGGAATGGGGTCCAAAGTCATAGTTACTGAGATTGATCCTGTAAAAGCACTTGAAGCTCACATGGATGGATTTGAAGTAATGCCAATGTCCCAAGCTGCAAAGATTGGTGATATGTTTGTCACATGTACTGGAATGACTAGCGTAATTAGAAAAGAACATATTCTTCAAATGAAGAATGGCGCAATTATGGGCAACGTGGGCCACTTTGATGTTGAAATTGATAGTAAATTCTTGTTAAAACAATCAAAATCTGTAAAACAGGTAAGACCAAGTCTTGATGAATGCACTTTGAAAAATGGTAAAGTGGTCTATCTAATTGGTGAGGGCAGACTAGCAAACTTGGTAGCTGCAGAAGGACATCCGCCAGAAGTTATGGCGCAGTCATTTTCGAATCAAATTTTGTCTGTTTTGTATATTCTTAAAAACCATAAAAAAATGGAAAACAAAATTATCAATGTTCCTGAAGAAATTGATAGACAAGTAGCAGTAGATGCACTTGCTGCAATGGGAGTAAAAATAGATAAACTTACTCCTGAGCAAGTAAAATATGCAAACAGCTGGTAA
- a CDS encoding Rieske 2Fe-2S domain-containing protein has product MTWKKIAEKGEVASGKGKAFKIEGKQIAIFNQDGYHAIDDLCVHQDGSIAPGKLEGDIVECPLHFWHYNIKTGELTDYLKDVKLETYKVEARDDGIYVDV; this is encoded by the coding sequence TTGACTTGGAAAAAGATTGCTGAAAAAGGCGAAGTCGCATCTGGAAAAGGAAAAGCCTTCAAAATAGAAGGAAAGCAAATTGCAATCTTTAATCAAGACGGATATCATGCAATTGATGATCTATGTGTTCATCAGGATGGCTCTATTGCACCAGGAAAACTAGAGGGAGATATTGTAGAATGCCCATTGCATTTCTGGCATTATAATATCAAAACAGGAGAGCTAACTGACTATCTAAAAGATGTCAAACTAGAAACATACAAAGTTGAGGCCAGAGATGACGGCATCTATGTGGATGTCTAA
- a CDS encoding EF-Tu/IF-2/RF-3 family GTPase — MVLSVNFVVLGKQDIAAEFGKKGTVTDLSLYDRKESDVIKTWVTPTGFPEKIQPLFQAINLAEYVIFLVDKLDKFTGEQIIALDSLKKDKGILSHTFDVDESKLDAMIKGTVVENYTKVDHDKIKEAMDKLEPQSNDDPSEMVIDHCFDVKGVGTVILGKVTHGKIKQYDNLKLYPAGIDVLIKSIQMHDDPVDESVCPARVGLAVKGAKPDEVGRGDIISQEGAVDVKTEIELDFKKSPFYKSEISENQGCLVNIGLQIKAAKFTSLSPLKLTFEKPIACKKGQIAVILKPESSTIRILGSGVIQ, encoded by the coding sequence ATGGTACTATCTGTAAATTTTGTAGTTTTAGGCAAGCAAGATATTGCAGCTGAATTTGGAAAAAAAGGAACAGTAACTGATCTTTCACTTTATGACAGAAAAGAGTCTGATGTAATCAAAACATGGGTTACTCCAACAGGTTTTCCAGAAAAAATTCAGCCATTATTTCAAGCAATCAATTTAGCAGAATATGTCATTTTTTTAGTGGATAAATTAGATAAATTCACAGGAGAGCAGATTATTGCGTTAGACTCTCTAAAAAAAGACAAAGGCATTTTGTCTCATACCTTTGATGTTGATGAATCAAAATTAGATGCTATGATCAAAGGAACTGTGGTTGAAAATTATACCAAAGTTGATCATGATAAAATTAAAGAAGCAATGGATAAACTGGAACCGCAATCAAATGATGATCCTTCTGAGATGGTAATTGATCATTGTTTTGATGTCAAGGGAGTTGGAACTGTAATTTTAGGTAAAGTGACCCATGGAAAAATAAAACAATATGATAACTTGAAGCTATATCCTGCGGGAATTGATGTCTTGATAAAATCCATCCAAATGCATGATGATCCTGTAGATGAATCTGTTTGTCCTGCTAGAGTTGGACTTGCAGTAAAGGGTGCAAAGCCTGATGAAGTGGGACGTGGAGATATAATTTCCCAAGAAGGTGCAGTAGATGTAAAAACTGAGATTGAACTTGATTTTAAAAAGAGTCCCTTTTACAAAAGTGAAATTTCAGAAAATCAGGGGTGTCTAGTGAATATTGGATTGCAAATTAAAGCTGCAAAATTCACATCCCTCTCTCCACTAAAACTAACATTTGAAAAACCCATTGCATGCAAGAAAGGTCAAATCGCAGTAATTCTAAAACCTGAGTCATCCACAATTAGAATTCTTGGAAGCGGTGTAATTCAATAG
- a CDS encoding TATA-box-binding protein, with translation MTETKPVIAIVNVVASATIEQKLDLVDITKKFPDVEYHPEQFPGAVFRLKTPRTATLLFGSGKMVCTGAKSEEMAIKAVNIVVQNLRKGKIKIKNEPIVTIQNIVSSINLGGKVNLEQAARTLPRSMYEPEQFPGLIHRMLDPKTVILIFASGKLVCVGARIEKDIHRSVNQIHSLLEEKNLMVYD, from the coding sequence ATGACAGAAACAAAACCAGTAATAGCAATCGTCAACGTAGTTGCATCTGCGACAATTGAGCAGAAATTAGATCTTGTAGATATAACAAAAAAATTTCCCGACGTAGAGTATCATCCAGAGCAATTTCCAGGTGCAGTATTTAGACTGAAAACCCCACGAACTGCCACACTACTTTTTGGTTCAGGAAAAATGGTATGTACAGGTGCAAAATCAGAAGAGATGGCAATCAAAGCAGTAAACATTGTTGTTCAAAACTTAAGAAAAGGCAAAATCAAAATTAAAAACGAGCCCATAGTTACAATTCAAAATATCGTCTCATCAATTAATCTTGGAGGCAAAGTGAATTTGGAACAAGCAGCTAGAACACTTCCAAGAAGCATGTATGAACCAGAACAATTCCCAGGATTGATACACAGAATGCTTGATCCAAAAACAGTAATTCTAATTTTTGCCTCAGGCAAACTCGTATGTGTTGGCGCAAGAATTGAAAAAGACATTCATCGCTCTGTCAATCAAATTCACAGTTTGCTTGAAGAGAAAAATCTAATGGTTTACGATTAG
- a CDS encoding CDC27 family protein, producing MIDPKNHWESKVSELKNERRFEEAIEVIDKVHDIQKSERSPNYWYEKALHLYEIGEYDDAKVSLFKNLKINQKNFETFFLLAKIFFELKNYEESLEYLNRMSEEHNRKLLKNSQKIDQMKNVHKFEEAVLYHDKINQVSTLDHKYWHLRGMVLFKLKKFAESIPCFESALGIKSDYLDVYYSLAKAELHAGNKTKSFKILERLCIDDPHNKEKLRLDNDFESVINEKEFRLIVGPFNF from the coding sequence ATGATAGACCCAAAAAATCATTGGGAATCAAAGGTATCTGAGCTAAAAAATGAACGAAGATTTGAAGAAGCAATTGAAGTTATAGACAAAGTCCATGATATTCAAAAATCGGAAAGATCTCCGAATTATTGGTACGAAAAAGCCTTGCATCTATATGAAATTGGGGAGTATGATGATGCCAAAGTTTCCTTGTTCAAAAATTTAAAAATTAATCAAAAAAACTTTGAAACATTTTTTCTATTAGCAAAAATTTTCTTTGAATTAAAAAACTATGAAGAATCATTAGAATATTTGAATAGGATGTCTGAAGAACATAACAGAAAACTTTTGAAAAATAGTCAAAAAATTGATCAGATGAAAAATGTTCATAAATTTGAAGAGGCAGTACTATATCATGATAAAATAAATCAAGTGAGTACTTTAGATCACAAATATTGGCATCTGCGAGGAATGGTTTTATTTAAATTAAAAAAATTCGCCGAATCAATACCCTGTTTTGAATCAGCATTGGGAATAAAGTCAGATTATCTTGACGTGTATTATTCATTGGCAAAGGCTGAATTGCATGCGGGGAATAAAACAAAATCATTTAAAATTTTGGAAAGGTTATGTATTGATGATCCACATAATAAAGAAAAATTACGACTAGATAATGATTTTGAATCTGTAATTAATGAGAAAGAATTTAGACTAATTGTTGGACCCTTCAACTTTTAA
- a CDS encoding HEAT repeat domain-containing protein: MTVSWDDKDIRKLPHEERLIRLEEIAKNDPDESARWDVVWMLGELAEETNLKGPAFEKAGKLLAWMLKNDENSIVRHEVSYQLAGRGYHKHIPDMVESAIHDESPLVRHESCECLAIINAVDSKPHIEKLLHDPEKIVKETAQFVLKRMERRKNKGYDRMENSF; encoded by the coding sequence ATGACTGTGTCTTGGGATGATAAGGATATAAGAAAACTTCCGCATGAAGAGCGGCTTATACGCTTAGAAGAAATCGCAAAAAATGATCCTGATGAATCTGCAAGATGGGATGTAGTGTGGATGCTTGGGGAACTTGCTGAAGAGACTAATCTTAAAGGTCCTGCCTTCGAAAAAGCTGGAAAGTTACTTGCTTGGATGTTAAAAAATGATGAAAACAGTATTGTACGACATGAAGTCAGTTATCAGTTAGCTGGTCGTGGTTATCACAAACATATCCCTGATATGGTTGAATCGGCAATTCACGATGAAAGTCCTCTGGTTCGTCATGAATCCTGCGAATGCCTGGCAATCATCAATGCAGTTGATTCTAAACCCCACATTGAAAAATTATTACATGATCCGGAAAAGATAGTTAAAGAAACTGCACAATTTGTATTAAAAAGAATGGAGAGAAGAAAAAATAAAGGTTATGATCGAATGGAAAATTCTTTTTGA
- a CDS encoding DUF726 domain-containing protein, with the protein MRPIPRISTRGYYDLSSGKTLKNNSYYFYPKPDFKKLINSKEITIMIHGLRNDNAGAVAKVILAKNRLRKLGYRYPVIGFSYDSNTIGAHLVKHAKHALAVGQIIAKKNGRNLGLFIEDFKKSSPNTKIRLMGHSLGSQVILSTLEYLSKKKQNLGLVEGVYFFGASITENVPSSKKYGKILQNIVNKKIVNHYAPSDEVLGWADDEKYVKGPLGLNGAIGKTISKYHQKLVKPKNHRFASYAAVLKSFP; encoded by the coding sequence ATGAGGCCTATTCCAAGAATTTCAACCAGGGGATACTATGATCTATCAAGTGGAAAAACTCTCAAAAATAATTCATATTATTTTTATCCAAAGCCTGATTTTAAGAAATTAATCAATTCTAAAGAAATCACAATAATGATTCATGGATTAAGAAACGATAATGCAGGTGCTGTAGCCAAAGTAATCCTGGCAAAAAATAGGTTGCGAAAACTGGGGTATAGATATCCTGTAATTGGGTTTAGTTATGATTCTAACACAATAGGTGCTCATTTGGTTAAGCATGCAAAACATGCCCTAGCAGTTGGGCAAATAATTGCAAAGAAAAATGGACGAAATCTTGGTCTGTTTATTGAAGATTTCAAGAAGTCAAGTCCCAACACAAAAATTAGATTGATGGGTCATTCATTAGGATCACAGGTAATACTGAGTACTCTGGAATATCTTTCAAAAAAGAAACAAAATCTTGGATTGGTTGAAGGTGTTTATTTTTTTGGAGCATCAATAACTGAGAATGTACCCTCATCAAAAAAATATGGAAAAATTCTCCAAAACATTGTAAATAAAAAAATTGTAAACCATTACGCACCTTCTGATGAAGTACTTGGTTGGGCAGACGATGAAAAATATGTCAAGGGTCCGTTGGGTCTTAATGGTGCGATTGGAAAAACAATCAGCAAATATCATCAAAAGTTAGTAAAACCGAAAAATCATAGATTCGCAAGTTACGCTGCAGTGCTAAAATCCTTTCCTTAA
- a CDS encoding pyridoxamine 5'-phosphate oxidase family protein → MQKLSPNPLDSMIYDKKIPIRIAFIKPDGTPNVISLWYMVENEKIYCATQKSAKIVSYLKNNPKCGFEIAADKPPYRGVRGSGSVKIIEENASETLEVLIKKYLGDKESTLSKFLRENSKSEVAIEITPDKLFNYDYSKRMKDA, encoded by the coding sequence ATGCAGAAATTATCTCCTAATCCATTGGATAGTATGATTTATGACAAAAAAATACCAATAAGAATTGCTTTTATCAAACCTGATGGTACTCCAAATGTAATTTCTTTGTGGTATATGGTAGAGAATGAAAAAATTTACTGTGCTACACAGAAATCTGCAAAAATAGTTTCATATTTGAAGAATAATCCTAAATGTGGATTTGAAATTGCAGCTGATAAACCTCCCTACCGGGGAGTTCGGGGAAGTGGCTCTGTAAAAATTATTGAGGAAAATGCTTCTGAAACACTTGAGGTTCTAATAAAGAAATATTTGGGAGATAAAGAATCTACTCTCTCAAAATTTTTACGGGAAAATTCAAAATCTGAAGTGGCAATTGAAATTACTCCTGACAAATTATTCAATTATGATTACTCAAAAAGGATGAAGGATGCTTAA
- a CDS encoding TFIIB-type zinc ribbon-containing protein produces MVLETVNADSVCRRCGQKSMLTDNVTGERFCSKCGFVISETLQDSGPEWRSFSKEGGADPTRTGAPTSLAMHDRGLATIISPMNKDASGKPLSSSMKSTIERLRTWDSRSKVNASADKNLRQALSQLSTLKDKLSLSDSVIEKASYIYRKALEKGLVRGRSISALIAAALYAACRDTETPRTLKDVADAGNIKKKDISRCYRILHQELELKMPVVNPVQCIARISSKLDISEKTKRYAAKVLQIAQDHEESAGKDPMGLAAAALYLSCVKNGEDRTQRDIAEASNVTEVTIRNRYKGLRLDQDTEI; encoded by the coding sequence TTGGTTTTAGAAACTGTTAATGCAGATAGTGTTTGTAGACGTTGTGGACAAAAATCCATGTTAACAGATAATGTTACAGGAGAAAGATTTTGTTCTAAATGTGGGTTTGTGATTTCTGAGACATTACAAGATTCAGGACCAGAGTGGAGATCATTTTCAAAAGAAGGCGGTGCAGATCCTACAAGAACAGGAGCCCCAACATCACTTGCTATGCACGACAGAGGACTTGCAACAATTATCAGTCCTATGAATAAAGATGCATCAGGAAAGCCACTCTCATCATCTATGAAGAGTACAATTGAGCGACTAAGGACTTGGGATAGTCGAAGTAAAGTCAACGCATCTGCAGATAAAAATCTACGACAAGCCCTGAGTCAGTTATCAACATTAAAAGACAAATTATCACTTTCAGATTCTGTTATTGAAAAAGCATCATACATTTACAGAAAAGCATTGGAGAAAGGTCTAGTTAGAGGTCGCTCCATTTCTGCACTAATTGCTGCTGCATTATATGCAGCATGCAGAGATACAGAAACCCCTAGAACTCTAAAAGATGTCGCAGATGCTGGAAACATAAAGAAAAAAGACATCTCACGATGTTATCGAATTTTGCATCAAGAACTAGAACTAAAAATGCCAGTGGTTAATCCAGTTCAATGCATTGCAAGAATTTCAAGTAAATTAGATATTTCTGAGAAGACTAAACGCTATGCTGCCAAAGTTCTGCAGATTGCTCAAGATCATGAGGAATCAGCAGGAAAAGATCCTATGGGATTAGCAGCTGCTGCATTATACCTCTCATGTGTGAAAAACGGAGAAGATAGAACACAAAGAGACATTGCAGAAGCCTCAAATGTGACTGAAGTGACCATTAGAAATAGATACAAAGGCCTCAGATTAGACCAAGATACGGAGATATAG